One stretch of Alcaligenes faecalis DNA includes these proteins:
- a CDS encoding TetR/AcrR family transcriptional regulator — MSSLPTRETLLQAAQSLLRSKGYAAFSYADLERVVGIRKASIHHHFATKEDLGLAVVEAYMAQVQASLQEISQISGSTAQRLQAFVVLFSQGQEEGFLPLCGALAAELASLPASLQLLAQHFLELQRRWLKQVLDDGVQAGEVLADLDTEATAHHLLCQMEGAGFVNWTLDKSRQVDVAVLLRIAGIRP, encoded by the coding sequence ATGTCTTCATTGCCCACCCGTGAAACCTTGCTGCAAGCGGCGCAGTCCTTGCTGCGCTCCAAAGGCTATGCGGCGTTCAGCTATGCCGATCTGGAGCGGGTGGTGGGTATACGCAAGGCCAGTATTCACCATCATTTCGCGACCAAAGAGGATTTGGGTTTGGCGGTGGTGGAAGCGTATATGGCGCAGGTGCAGGCCAGCCTGCAAGAGATCAGCCAGATATCGGGCAGCACGGCTCAGCGGCTGCAGGCTTTTGTTGTCCTGTTCAGCCAGGGCCAGGAGGAGGGGTTCTTGCCTTTGTGTGGTGCATTGGCCGCCGAACTGGCTTCTTTGCCGGCCAGCTTGCAACTGCTGGCGCAGCATTTTCTTGAGTTGCAGCGCCGCTGGTTAAAGCAGGTTCTGGACGATGGTGTGCAGGCAGGGGAGGTCCTGGCCGATCTGGATACCGAAGCTACGGCTCACCATCTGCTTTGTCAGATGGAAGGGGCGGGTTTTGTGAACTGGACTTTGGACAAGAGCAGGCAGGTGGATGTGGCTGTCTTGCTGAGGATTGCCGGTATACGCCCATAG
- a CDS encoding helix-turn-helix domain-containing protein, with amino-acid sequence MSTDDINTRIAKRVRELRQLRPETIDSLASKSGVSRSMISLIERAEANPTAVILEKLAAGLGVSMAALFESEETADKQNPLIRRADQALWRDPESGYIRRTLSPPNWPSSLHLAEIHFPAGSSVTYEANGRKHPLEQQIWVLQGQIEITHGSQQYSLKSGDCLALRFYLPMSFSNPHSQAAKYLVAIGDETLAYPMTGRDQ; translated from the coding sequence ATGAGCACCGACGATATCAATACCCGCATTGCCAAACGCGTACGCGAGCTGCGTCAGCTACGCCCGGAAACCATTGATTCCCTGGCCAGCAAAAGTGGCGTCAGCCGCTCCATGATTTCCTTGATTGAACGCGCCGAGGCCAACCCCACGGCCGTTATTCTGGAAAAGCTGGCGGCCGGTTTGGGTGTATCAATGGCCGCCCTGTTCGAGTCCGAAGAAACGGCAGACAAGCAAAACCCGCTGATACGTCGTGCCGATCAGGCCCTGTGGAGAGACCCGGAATCCGGCTATATCCGGCGCACCCTGTCCCCTCCCAATTGGCCCAGCAGTCTGCATCTGGCCGAAATCCATTTTCCAGCGGGCAGCAGCGTCACCTATGAAGCCAATGGCCGCAAACATCCGCTGGAGCAGCAGATCTGGGTTCTGCAAGGGCAAATAGAAATCACCCACGGCTCGCAGCAATACTCGCTGAAAAGCGGGGATTGTCTGGCCCTGCGTTTTTATCTGCCCATGAGCTTTAGCAATCCACACAGCCAGGCCGCCAAATACCTCGTCGCGATTGGCGATGAGACCCTGGCCTACCCCATGACAGGAAGGGATCAATGA
- a CDS encoding GNAT family N-acetyltransferase yields MKDSDSGLRFIDCNEEQHAAAILAILNDAIVNSTALYDYVPRPPEAMVSWFATKRANGFPVVGVIDDSGTLMGFASWGSFRAFPAYKYTVEHSVYVHPEHRGKGLGKILMQELITRARLANVHTLVGCIDASNAGSIHLHKSLGFTHSGTFKEVGFKFGRWLDAAFYLLTLDTPAEPVDG; encoded by the coding sequence ATGAAAGACAGTGACAGCGGGTTGCGTTTTATAGACTGCAATGAAGAACAACATGCAGCCGCTATTTTGGCGATCCTGAACGACGCCATCGTGAATTCCACCGCGCTTTACGACTATGTGCCACGCCCGCCCGAAGCCATGGTGAGCTGGTTTGCCACCAAACGCGCCAACGGCTTTCCGGTGGTCGGCGTCATTGATGACTCAGGCACACTGATGGGTTTTGCCAGTTGGGGCAGCTTCCGCGCCTTTCCCGCCTACAAATACACCGTAGAGCACAGCGTGTATGTGCACCCGGAACATCGCGGCAAAGGGTTGGGCAAGATTCTGATGCAGGAGCTGATCACCCGCGCCCGTCTGGCCAATGTGCATACCCTGGTGGGCTGTATTGATGCCAGCAATGCAGGCAGTATCCACTTGCATAAAAGCCTGGGCTTTACGCATTCGGGCACTTTCAAGGAAGTAGGCTTCAAATTTGGCCGCTGGCTGGATGCAGCCTTTTACCTGCTGACGCTGGATACGCCTGCCGAGCCGGTAGACGGCTGA
- a CDS encoding dienelactone hydrolase family protein translates to MSTMSLTSADQHHFEAYAAGDEQAERGLIVLQEIFGVNQHIRNTCERFAEQGYRVLSPALFDRQERNVQLGYTAEDVQAGLALRNGIALDKTLLDIQACVDALGSRKIGIVGYCWGGSLSWLAACRLQGLKAASCWYGSQIAQNAQEQPRIPVQMHFGAQDHSIPASAIQTIKDAQKDVAIYVYEPAGHGFGCDHRPDFHEASYKLAQERTLAFFADHLR, encoded by the coding sequence ATGAGCACGATGAGCTTGACCAGCGCAGACCAGCACCATTTCGAGGCCTATGCCGCAGGCGATGAACAGGCCGAACGCGGCTTGATCGTGTTGCAGGAAATTTTTGGTGTGAATCAACATATACGCAACACCTGCGAGCGCTTTGCCGAGCAAGGCTACCGAGTGCTGTCCCCCGCCCTGTTCGACCGCCAAGAGAGAAATGTCCAGCTGGGCTACACCGCCGAGGACGTGCAAGCGGGTCTGGCGCTGCGCAATGGCATTGCGCTCGACAAGACCCTGCTGGACATTCAAGCCTGCGTGGATGCCCTGGGTTCGCGCAAGATTGGCATTGTGGGCTATTGCTGGGGTGGCTCCTTGAGCTGGCTGGCCGCCTGCCGTTTGCAGGGCCTGAAAGCCGCCAGCTGCTGGTATGGTTCGCAGATTGCCCAGAACGCCCAGGAACAGCCCAGGATTCCGGTGCAGATGCACTTTGGTGCCCAGGACCACTCTATCCCCGCCAGCGCCATTCAGACCATTAAAGACGCACAGAAGGACGTAGCCATTTACGTGTACGAACCTGCCGGTCATGGTTTCGGCTGCGATCATCGCCCCGATTTTCACGAAGCGTCCTACAAGCTGGCTCAGGAACGTACACTAGCGTTCTTTGCCGACCATCTACGTTAA
- a CDS encoding DUF3820 family protein, producing MLESSDDLLALLNTTMPYGKYKGRLLADLPGHYLNWFAREGFPSGRLGQLLALMHELDHNGLKSLLDPLRPRGR from the coding sequence ATGCTTGAATCCAGCGACGACCTGCTTGCCCTGTTGAACACCACCATGCCTTACGGGAAGTACAAAGGTCGCTTGCTGGCCGACCTGCCAGGGCATTATCTGAACTGGTTTGCCCGCGAAGGCTTTCCTTCCGGGCGGCTGGGGCAGCTACTGGCCCTGATGCACGAGCTGGATCACAACGGCCTGAAATCCTTGCTGGACCCCTTGCGCCCGCGCGGTCGCTAA
- a CDS encoding glutathione binding-like protein: MTIDLSAFPITSKWPAQHPERLQLYSLPTPNGVKVSIMLEEIGLPYEPHLVSFERNDQLSPEFISLSSNNKIPAILDPNGPGNKPLALFESGAILIYLAEKTGQLLSADPAQRYETLQWLMFQMGGVGPMFGQLGFFHKFAGKDFEDKRPRDRYVNESKRLLGVIDKHLDGKDWMVGNSYSIADIALFPWIANLIGFYGAGELVEYEQFKSVARVLAQFQARPAVQRGLNIPARD, translated from the coding sequence ATGACAATCGATCTCTCCGCATTCCCCATCACCAGCAAATGGCCGGCTCAACACCCCGAGCGCCTGCAACTGTATTCCTTGCCCACCCCCAACGGCGTCAAGGTTTCCATCATGCTGGAAGAAATTGGCCTGCCTTACGAGCCGCACCTGGTCAGCTTTGAGCGCAACGACCAGCTCAGCCCGGAATTTATTTCGCTCAGCAGCAATAACAAGATCCCGGCGATTCTGGACCCCAATGGCCCTGGCAACAAGCCACTGGCCCTGTTCGAGTCCGGTGCCATCCTGATCTATCTGGCAGAAAAAACCGGCCAACTGCTCTCCGCGGATCCAGCTCAACGCTACGAAACCCTGCAATGGCTGATGTTCCAGATGGGTGGCGTAGGCCCCATGTTTGGTCAGTTGGGTTTCTTCCATAAATTTGCTGGCAAGGACTTTGAAGACAAGCGGCCTCGCGACCGCTATGTCAACGAATCCAAGCGCCTGCTGGGTGTGATCGACAAACATCTGGACGGCAAGGACTGGATGGTCGGCAACAGCTACTCCATCGCTGATATTGCCCTGTTCCCCTGGATTGCCAACCTGATCGGTTTTTACGGCGCAGGCGAGCTGGTGGAGTACGAGCAATTCAAGAGCGTGGCCCGTGTTCTGGCCCAATTCCAGGCCCGCCCGGCGGTACAACGCGGCCTGAACATTCCTGCCCGTGATTGA
- a CDS encoding pirin family protein codes for MVELLIPQRQHSIGAFEVGRVLPFRQRRMVGPFIFFDRMGPQELTAPVGTENDVLPHPHIGLSTVTYLFEGAMTHRDSLGVEQEITPGALNWMTAGSGISHSERFEPMRTQGGRMDGIQAWVALPEHKEEQNPDFVHYEAEQLPLIQDTGLEGRLIAGSALGLCSPVSVDSPLFYMELRVQAGQSVPLPTGHEERAIYVCTGGLEVGGQRYPAGQMLVFAKGDSPRILAEQNSHLMLLGGEPLGPRHIWWNFVSSRKDRIEQAKDDWVNGRISLPPLDDDQFIPLPAV; via the coding sequence ATGGTCGAGCTGCTTATTCCACAACGTCAGCACAGCATTGGTGCATTTGAAGTAGGGCGCGTTTTGCCCTTTCGCCAACGGCGTATGGTGGGGCCTTTTATCTTCTTTGATCGCATGGGGCCGCAAGAGCTGACGGCACCCGTAGGGACAGAGAACGATGTGCTGCCACACCCGCATATCGGCCTGTCTACCGTGACCTATTTGTTTGAAGGCGCCATGACGCACCGCGACAGCCTGGGCGTAGAGCAGGAGATTACGCCTGGCGCGCTGAACTGGATGACTGCCGGTTCAGGGATCAGCCACTCCGAGCGCTTTGAGCCTATGCGTACCCAAGGTGGCCGCATGGATGGCATTCAGGCCTGGGTGGCCTTGCCGGAACACAAGGAAGAGCAGAACCCGGACTTTGTGCATTACGAGGCCGAGCAACTGCCCTTGATTCAGGACACGGGCCTGGAAGGTCGCCTGATTGCCGGCTCGGCGCTGGGTTTATGCAGTCCCGTCAGCGTGGATTCCCCCTTGTTTTATATGGAACTGCGCGTGCAAGCGGGTCAGTCTGTCCCCTTGCCAACCGGCCATGAAGAACGCGCCATTTATGTCTGTACGGGCGGGCTGGAAGTAGGCGGTCAACGCTATCCAGCCGGTCAGATGCTGGTCTTCGCGAAAGGCGACAGCCCCCGTATCCTTGCCGAACAAAACAGCCACTTGATGCTGCTGGGTGGCGAGCCTTTGGGACCACGTCATATCTGGTGGAATTTCGTGTCCTCGCGCAAGGACCGCATCGAACAGGCCAAGGATGATTGGGTCAACGGTCGTATCAGCTTGCCACCGCTGGATGATGATCAGTTCATCCCTTTGCCTGCGGTGTAA
- the alkB gene encoding DNA oxidative demethylase AlkB, producing the protein MSTLSLFDPVPGHVLTLDTGLIALPGLALPYAAALAQAVQELVHSAPWRHMQVPSGHRMSAAQSSCGDLGWISDEQGYRYSPTDPQSGLAWPAIPAVFKDLLTHIAQESGQGPFQPDTCLINYYDEQAHMSLHQDRNERDLQHPIVSVSLGREALFLWGGAKRNDPVRTLRLRDGDVLVWWGTSRLNFHGVRRLEGPAHPRWGTGRVNLTFRKAG; encoded by the coding sequence ATGTCCACGCTCTCCCTCTTTGATCCCGTTCCCGGCCATGTCCTGACTCTGGATACCGGCCTGATTGCCCTGCCGGGTCTGGCCCTGCCTTACGCCGCTGCCTTGGCACAGGCGGTCCAGGAACTGGTGCACAGCGCACCTTGGCGACATATGCAGGTTCCCTCAGGACATCGCATGTCGGCCGCACAAAGCAGTTGTGGCGACCTGGGGTGGATATCGGACGAGCAAGGCTACCGTTACAGCCCCACAGACCCGCAAAGCGGTTTGGCCTGGCCGGCCATACCTGCTGTATTCAAGGACTTGCTGACGCACATTGCCCAGGAGTCAGGCCAAGGCCCTTTTCAGCCCGATACCTGCCTGATCAATTACTACGACGAGCAGGCGCATATGTCCTTGCATCAGGACAGAAACGAGCGCGACTTGCAGCACCCGATTGTCTCGGTATCTCTGGGACGTGAGGCCCTGTTTCTATGGGGTGGCGCAAAGCGCAATGACCCGGTGCGTACCCTGCGACTGCGCGATGGCGATGTGCTGGTCTGGTGGGGCACCTCCAGACTGAACTTCCATGGGGTGCGCAGACTGGAGGGCCCGGCCCATCCGCGATGGGGCACAGGCCGGGTCAATCTGACCTTCAGAAAAGCAGGCTAA
- a CDS encoding deaminated glutathione amidase translates to MKVALGQMAVSKDSQENLSACLGLIEQALRSGAQLLVLPEGVLARNVADPEVVLKSAQALDGEFVSRLSAATRDTDLTVVFCIHTPAGEGKVWNTLVVLRDGQVLAHYNKLHLYDAFSVQESRYVQPGTEIPALIDVAGFKVGLMTCYDLRFPELARRLCVDGAQVLLAPSAWLKGPLKEHHWRVLTTARALENTAYMVAVGECGERNIGQSLVVDPLGVIVAQAAETPTLLLVDLDRERLAYARRILPVLENRRFAPPELG, encoded by the coding sequence ATGAAAGTTGCACTGGGCCAGATGGCCGTATCCAAAGATTCGCAGGAAAACCTGAGCGCTTGCCTGGGTTTGATCGAACAAGCCCTACGCTCCGGCGCGCAGTTACTGGTTTTGCCTGAAGGTGTGCTGGCCAGAAACGTGGCCGACCCGGAAGTGGTCCTGAAGTCCGCGCAAGCCCTGGACGGGGAGTTTGTCAGCCGCCTGAGCGCTGCCACCCGCGATACCGATTTAACCGTGGTGTTCTGCATTCATACCCCGGCAGGGGAAGGCAAGGTCTGGAATACCTTGGTGGTGCTGCGTGATGGCCAGGTTCTGGCGCATTACAACAAACTCCATTTGTACGATGCCTTCTCGGTACAAGAATCCCGCTATGTTCAGCCGGGTACAGAAATCCCGGCCTTGATCGATGTGGCCGGTTTCAAAGTGGGCTTGATGACTTGCTACGATCTGCGCTTCCCGGAGCTGGCTCGACGCTTGTGCGTGGATGGGGCTCAAGTCCTGCTGGCACCTTCGGCCTGGCTGAAAGGCCCCTTGAAAGAGCACCATTGGCGTGTGCTGACGACGGCTCGCGCTTTGGAAAACACGGCTTATATGGTGGCTGTTGGTGAATGTGGCGAACGCAATATCGGCCAAAGTCTGGTGGTCGATCCCTTGGGCGTGATTGTGGCGCAGGCGGCAGAGACACCCACTTTGCTTTTGGTCGATCTGGATCGGGAGCGTTTGGCCTATGCCCGCCGCATTCTGCCCGTACTGGAAAACCGCCGCTTTGCGCCGCCCGAACTGGGCTGA
- a CDS encoding MFS transporter produces MASSHSSLSPRQVLLAILALAVGGFSIGTGEFVIMGLLPDVAQDLGIDIPTAGHLISAYALGVVIGAPVLAVLGARWPWRRLLIALMGAYAVGNFLTVIAPSYETVLITRFLAGFPHGTYFGVAALVAARLVPPHRRAQAVAYVMLGLTVATLLGVPIATTLGQWLNWQAAFTFVSLIALLTMGLVLRFVPFIPANTLASPLRELSALKRKQVWLTLGIGAIGFGGMFSVFSYVKSTLMELAGLSVSAIPVVLALFGVGMVLGNLLGARYADRYLDRSIRLVLIWATGVLLLFMITAHHPILGPLNIMLIGTLVALGPALQIRLMDVAGDAQTLAAALNHSAFNMANALGAWLGGLTIAAGWGWTSTAWVGALLALGGLALHTISLRIKE; encoded by the coding sequence TTGGCTTCCTCACACTCTTCCTTATCCCCCCGCCAGGTTTTGCTGGCCATTCTGGCCTTGGCTGTGGGTGGTTTTTCCATCGGCACCGGCGAATTTGTCATCATGGGTTTGCTGCCCGATGTCGCCCAGGATCTGGGTATCGACATTCCCACTGCAGGCCACTTGATCAGTGCCTACGCTTTAGGCGTGGTGATCGGCGCTCCGGTACTGGCCGTGCTGGGTGCACGCTGGCCCTGGCGCCGCCTGTTGATTGCCTTGATGGGCGCATATGCCGTGGGCAATTTCCTGACTGTCATCGCCCCCAGCTATGAAACGGTATTGATCACCCGCTTTCTGGCCGGTTTCCCTCATGGCACCTACTTTGGTGTGGCCGCCCTGGTAGCCGCCCGTCTGGTACCGCCGCATCGTCGCGCACAGGCCGTGGCCTACGTCATGCTGGGTCTGACCGTCGCCACCTTGCTGGGTGTACCGATCGCCACCACCTTGGGGCAATGGCTGAACTGGCAAGCCGCCTTTACCTTCGTCAGCCTGATCGCCTTGTTGACCATGGGGCTGGTACTGCGCTTTGTGCCTTTCATTCCCGCCAATACCCTGGCCAGCCCTTTGCGCGAACTGAGCGCCCTGAAACGCAAGCAAGTCTGGTTGACGCTGGGCATAGGCGCGATTGGTTTTGGTGGCATGTTCTCGGTGTTCAGCTATGTGAAATCCACCTTGATGGAACTGGCTGGCCTGTCGGTCAGCGCCATCCCTGTGGTGCTGGCCTTGTTTGGCGTCGGTATGGTGCTGGGCAATTTGCTGGGCGCCCGGTATGCCGACCGCTATCTGGATCGCAGCATCCGTCTGGTCCTGATCTGGGCTACGGGCGTGCTCTTGCTGTTCATGATCACGGCTCATCACCCCATTCTTGGTCCCTTGAACATCATGCTGATCGGCACCTTGGTAGCCTTGGGCCCCGCTTTGCAGATTCGCCTGATGGACGTGGCCGGTGATGCCCAGACGCTGGCTGCGGCGCTGAATCACTCGGCTTTCAATATGGCCAATGCGCTAGGTGCATGGCTGGGTGGTTTGACGATTGCCGCTGGCTGGGGCTGGACCTCGACCGCCTGGGTGGGGGCCTTGCTGGCTCTGGGTGGCTTGGCCTTGCACACCATTTCGCTGCGCATCAAAGAGTAA
- a CDS encoding MFS transporter, producing the protein MSLSRLSWLSHPLLVLIGVLLIAGNLRAPITGIAPLLELIQADLSLSSTQAGLLTAMPLFIFAVISLLASSMARVVGLSRSLFIASVLIAVGVVVRILGGTTELFAGIGLLAIGIALGNVLLPSLVKRHFPMRISFVTSLYVLFMGLVAAFNSALAVPMAEWTGQSWRWSSLIVVGVMALASVVVWATQLGADRRAAQNTPAGAANSSSVWRLPLAWYITLYMGLNSVAYYMIASWLPVMLVNYGFEPDHAGQIHGLMQLATAVPALLLMPVLSRVHDQRAVALAGALLQTLTFVGFLVLPSWSLLWAVLFGFGSGSVFLIALALIGVRSTSTSQAASLSGMAQCMGYLLAAFGPPAMGGLHDLFNSWGWALGLCILVSFGMGYAGWLAACPAVASKASAELVKAS; encoded by the coding sequence ATGTCCCTCTCTCGACTCTCCTGGCTCTCCCACCCCTTGCTGGTGTTGATTGGCGTCTTGCTGATCGCTGGCAATCTGCGAGCCCCGATCACGGGTATCGCTCCCTTGCTGGAATTGATCCAGGCAGACCTGTCTCTGTCGTCTACACAGGCTGGTTTGCTGACTGCCATGCCCTTGTTCATTTTTGCGGTGATCTCCTTGCTGGCTTCCTCAATGGCGCGGGTGGTGGGGCTGTCCCGTTCCTTGTTTATTGCTTCCGTGCTGATCGCGGTGGGGGTGGTGGTACGTATCCTGGGCGGCACGACGGAGCTGTTTGCCGGTATCGGTTTGCTGGCCATCGGGATTGCGCTGGGTAATGTGCTCTTGCCGTCCTTGGTGAAACGCCATTTCCCCATGCGCATCAGCTTTGTGACATCGCTGTATGTCTTGTTCATGGGCCTGGTCGCGGCGTTCAACTCGGCGCTGGCGGTTCCTATGGCGGAGTGGACAGGTCAAAGCTGGCGCTGGTCGTCCCTGATTGTGGTGGGTGTGATGGCATTGGCCAGTGTAGTGGTGTGGGCGACACAGCTGGGTGCAGATCGACGTGCGGCGCAAAATACACCCGCTGGGGCGGCAAACAGCTCCTCGGTGTGGCGTTTGCCCCTGGCCTGGTATATCACCCTGTACATGGGCCTGAACTCGGTGGCGTACTACATGATTGCCAGCTGGTTGCCCGTGATGTTGGTGAACTATGGTTTTGAACCGGATCATGCAGGTCAGATTCACGGTTTGATGCAGTTGGCCACCGCCGTACCGGCCTTGCTGCTGATGCCTGTGCTGAGCCGTGTGCATGACCAACGTGCCGTGGCTTTGGCCGGTGCCTTGTTGCAGACCCTGACCTTTGTGGGCTTCCTGGTCCTGCCGTCCTGGTCCTTGTTGTGGGCGGTGCTGTTTGGTTTTGGGAGCGGTAGCGTTTTCCTGATTGCCTTGGCCTTGATTGGCGTGCGTTCTACGTCCACCTCGCAGGCCGCATCCCTGTCGGGTATGGCGCAGTGTATGGGCTATTTGTTGGCCGCTTTTGGGCCTCCCGCTATGGGTGGTTTGCATGACCTGTTCAATAGCTGGGGCTGGGCCTTGGGCTTGTGCATCCTGGTCAGCTTTGGAATGGGCTACGCCGGTTGGTTGGCCGCTTGTCCTGCAGTGGCAAGTAAAGCTTCAGCTGAACTGGTGAAAGCCAGCTAG
- a CDS encoding AraC family transcriptional regulator: MSFSSNPQGGPIFSIKMAMGSNTENPLHTHPNGQLIMTQYGSVTLQTDQGYWMVPPLCAVWVPVGIRHRARADDQALIHFLYIQPGLDELPDHCSTLDLSPMVREMIIHLSDLNPHYEPNSQTHRLALVLLETLNQMPTRQLHVPVPEDKVLQTIAQHMLQQPDSRPTMADWAKELAMSERTLARHMLKHTGMSFGRWRQQFMIMLALQKLGSGMSVKSTARELGYTSISAFITVFKSILGETPSRYLSQTHSS, translated from the coding sequence ATGAGTTTTAGCTCCAATCCCCAAGGCGGGCCTATTTTCAGCATCAAGATGGCGATGGGCAGCAATACCGAAAATCCATTGCACACCCATCCCAATGGACAGCTGATCATGACGCAATATGGCTCCGTCACTCTGCAAACCGACCAGGGCTACTGGATGGTGCCGCCGCTGTGCGCCGTCTGGGTGCCGGTGGGTATCCGCCACCGTGCCCGCGCTGACGATCAGGCCCTGATTCATTTCCTGTACATACAGCCCGGTCTTGATGAACTGCCCGATCATTGCAGCACCCTGGACCTGAGCCCCATGGTGCGCGAGATGATCATTCATTTAAGCGATCTGAACCCCCATTACGAGCCGAACAGCCAAACTCACCGCCTGGCCCTGGTGCTGCTGGAAACCCTGAATCAGATGCCCACACGCCAGCTACATGTGCCCGTGCCCGAGGACAAAGTTTTGCAAACGATTGCGCAACATATGCTGCAGCAACCCGACTCGCGTCCCACTATGGCCGACTGGGCAAAAGAACTGGCCATGAGTGAGCGCACCCTGGCCCGACATATGCTAAAACACACAGGGATGAGCTTCGGGCGCTGGCGGCAACAATTCATGATTATGCTGGCCCTGCAAAAACTGGGTTCGGGAATGTCCGTAAAGAGCACGGCCAGGGAATTGGGTTACACCTCTATCAGTGCCTTTATTACCGTTTTCAAATCTATTTTGGGCGAAACCCCTAGCCGTTACTTAAGCCAGACCCATTCTTCTTAA
- a CDS encoding benzoate/H(+) symporter BenE family transporter: MSSTHLSRPGYLQRLLSWFQISHMSAGLIAVLVGYTSSAAIVFQAAQAAGANTAELGSWMWSLGIGLGLLSAGLSLRYKIPILTAWSTPGAALLATGLVGLPMSQAVGIFLFSSLLTTICGLSGSFQKLMQYMPRSIAGAMLGGILLRFGLDLFGAMQTQWLLCLSMFIVFLVVRQWSPRYAVPLALVAGVTIAATQGLLKMEILSWTPATPVLVWPEFSWTALIGVGIPFFIVTMSSQNIPGVAVLKAHNYDAPNSTVISWTGIVGLIFGPFGGYAYNLAAISAALCMTPEVDADPRQRYRASVWAGIFYFAAGIFGATVVSLFAAFPTELIAAIAGLALLGTIGNSIHMALEAPDTRDAALVTFLTTASGMSLLNIGSAFWGLVFGMAMYLIQKRKVS; encoded by the coding sequence ATGTCTTCCACACACCTGTCCCGCCCCGGATATCTGCAGCGCTTATTGAGTTGGTTCCAGATTTCTCACATGTCGGCGGGGCTTATTGCCGTGCTGGTGGGCTATACCAGTTCTGCTGCCATTGTTTTTCAAGCCGCTCAAGCAGCCGGTGCCAACACCGCCGAGCTGGGCTCCTGGATGTGGTCTTTGGGTATTGGTCTGGGTCTGCTGTCCGCAGGCCTGTCGCTGCGCTACAAGATTCCGATTCTGACCGCCTGGTCCACACCCGGCGCGGCGCTGCTGGCCACGGGTCTGGTGGGCCTGCCCATGTCCCAGGCCGTGGGCATTTTCCTGTTTTCATCCCTGCTGACCACTATCTGTGGCCTTAGCGGCAGCTTTCAGAAGCTGATGCAGTACATGCCGCGCAGCATTGCCGGTGCCATGCTGGGCGGCATCTTGCTGCGCTTTGGCCTGGACCTGTTTGGTGCCATGCAGACCCAATGGCTGCTATGCCTGAGCATGTTCATTGTGTTCCTGGTGGTGCGTCAATGGTCGCCCCGCTACGCCGTGCCTCTGGCGCTGGTCGCCGGTGTCACGATTGCCGCCACGCAAGGCTTGCTGAAAATGGAAATTCTGAGCTGGACGCCCGCCACGCCGGTGCTGGTCTGGCCCGAGTTCTCCTGGACAGCGCTGATTGGTGTGGGCATTCCCTTTTTCATCGTCACCATGAGCTCGCAGAACATTCCGGGCGTGGCAGTGTTGAAGGCGCATAACTACGATGCGCCCAACTCCACCGTCATCAGCTGGACCGGGATTGTCGGCCTGATCTTTGGCCCCTTCGGTGGCTATGCCTACAATCTGGCCGCCATTAGCGCCGCCCTGTGCATGACCCCGGAAGTGGACGCAGACCCACGTCAGCGTTACCGCGCCAGTGTCTGGGCCGGAATTTTCTACTTTGCCGCCGGTATTTTTGGTGCCACCGTGGTCAGCCTGTTCGCGGCCTTCCCCACCGAGCTGATCGCCGCCATTGCCGGTCTGGCCTTGCTGGGCACCATAGGCAACAGCATTCACATGGCGCTGGAAGCGCCTGATACCCGTGACGCCGCTCTGGTCACCTTCCTGACCACCGCTTCGGGCATGAGCCTGCTCAATATCGGCAGCGCTTTCTGGGGTCTGGTTTTCGGTATGGCTATGTATCTGATTCAGAAACGAAAAGTGTCCTGA
- a CDS encoding DUF3008 family protein, giving the protein MPALSQAQQKAAGAALAAKRGETPPSSLKGASIEMYKTLSEGELEELASTDRPRRNLPERKT; this is encoded by the coding sequence ATGCCTGCTTTATCTCAAGCCCAACAAAAAGCTGCCGGAGCGGCACTGGCAGCGAAACGGGGCGAAACGCCCCCATCCAGCCTGAAAGGGGCGTCCATAGAAATGTATAAAACCCTGAGTGAAGGGGAACTGGAAGAGCTGGCCAGTACCGACAGGCCGCGCCGCAACCTGCCTGAACGCAAGACCTGA